One genomic segment of Planktothrix sp. FACHB-1365 includes these proteins:
- a CDS encoding dienelactone hydrolase family protein, producing MTNQPIRATQIQVPNGELQIDAYLAEPTAEGQFPGIVVIQEIFGVNSHIRDVTERIAKEGYIAIAPAIYQRQVSGFEIGYTPADMTLGRTYKAKTTAPELLSDIQATLNYLKTLPNLNPKFGAIGFCFGGHVVYLAATLPDIQATACFYGGEIATMTPGGGAPTLTRTKDIKGVLYGFFGTEDPLIPNEQVDQIETALQDYQIPHKIFRYQADHGFFCDQRSTYNAEAAQDSWMQVKELFDQQLRA from the coding sequence ATGACAAATCAACCTATTCGTGCCACTCAAATTCAGGTTCCTAACGGAGAATTACAGATTGATGCCTATCTGGCTGAACCCACCGCAGAGGGTCAATTTCCAGGTATTGTGGTCATTCAAGAAATTTTTGGGGTAAATTCCCATATTCGAGATGTCACCGAACGCATCGCCAAAGAAGGATATATTGCGATCGCACCCGCCATTTATCAGCGTCAAGTGTCCGGTTTTGAAATCGGTTATACTCCAGCCGATATGACATTAGGTCGAACCTACAAAGCTAAAACCACCGCCCCAGAACTATTAAGCGATATTCAAGCCACCCTGAACTATTTGAAAACCCTCCCCAACCTTAACCCAAAATTCGGTGCCATTGGCTTTTGTTTTGGCGGTCATGTTGTTTATTTAGCCGCTACCTTACCCGATATTCAAGCCACAGCTTGTTTCTATGGCGGTGAAATAGCCACAATGACTCCGGGTGGGGGTGCGCCTACCCTGACTCGCACAAAAGATATTAAGGGGGTTCTCTATGGCTTTTTTGGTACAGAAGATCCCCTCATTCCCAACGAACAAGTTGATCAAATCGAAACAGCCCTGCAAGATTATCAAATTCCCCATAAAATTTTCCGCTATCAAGCTGATCACGGCTTTTTCTGCGATCAACGTAGCACCTACAACGCCGAAGCAGCCCAAGATTCCTGGATGCAGGTTAAAGAACTGTTTGATCAGCAGTTAAGAGCTTAG
- a CDS encoding GntR family transcriptional regulator, which produces MVRFYIQPDSDIPASNQLFNQIRFAIASRQFPPGHRLPSTRQLAMETGLHRNTISKVYRQLEEHGLVDAQAGSGIYVRALGHEGGSRLNSPILDQYPEANKIIQRSLDELLSQGCSLNEAREMFLGEIDWRLRCSARVLVTAPTQDIGIGQLMAQELEEALKIPVQLVPIEQLTNLLEKVPSGTVVTSRYFIGQAEAIAAPRSVRVIPVDIYNFAKEIELVRDLPKGTYLGIVSLSSGLLRATEVIIHSLRGEDILVMTAQLTDNYKINSIIRTARVVVCDQASYGIVKDLVHTNREELIRQPQLVYCPNYIGAESINLLKRELGLN; this is translated from the coding sequence ATGGTTCGATTTTATATTCAGCCGGATAGCGATATTCCCGCCTCTAACCAACTATTTAATCAAATTCGGTTTGCGATCGCATCTCGTCAATTTCCCCCTGGACACCGTTTACCCAGCACTCGTCAATTGGCGATGGAAACAGGATTACACCGCAACACTATTAGCAAAGTGTATCGACAGTTAGAAGAGCATGGCTTAGTTGACGCCCAGGCGGGATCAGGAATTTATGTCCGAGCATTAGGTCATGAAGGCGGATCTCGGTTAAATTCACCAATTTTAGACCAGTATCCCGAAGCTAATAAAATTATTCAACGCAGTTTAGATGAATTGCTATCTCAGGGATGCAGCTTAAATGAAGCCAGAGAAATGTTTTTAGGGGAAATTGATTGGAGATTACGGTGTAGTGCGAGAGTCCTGGTCACAGCCCCGACTCAAGATATTGGCATTGGACAATTAATGGCTCAAGAGTTAGAAGAAGCCTTAAAAATTCCAGTGCAGTTAGTACCCATTGAACAGTTAACCAATCTTTTAGAAAAAGTGCCATCGGGAACTGTTGTTACCAGTCGCTATTTTATTGGACAAGCTGAAGCGATCGCAGCCCCCAGATCCGTGCGAGTCATCCCCGTTGATATTTATAATTTTGCCAAAGAAATTGAATTAGTTCGAGATTTACCGAAAGGAACTTATTTAGGAATTGTCAGCCTCAGTTCCGGGTTATTACGCGCAACAGAAGTGATTATTCACAGTCTACGAGGAGAAGATATTTTGGTAATGACAGCCCAATTAACGGATAATTATAAAATTAATTCTATTATTCGCACAGCCCGGGTTGTTGTTTGTGATCAAGCCAGTTATGGCATAGTTAAAGATCTTGTTCATACCAACCGCGAGGAACTGATTCGTCAACCCCAATTAGTCTACTGTCCCAATTATATTGGCGCAGAGTCAATTAATTTACTGAAACGAGAGTTAGGTTTAAATTGA
- a CDS encoding nitroreductase family protein, which yields MEPSINLRHAIEQRRAVRSFEPTLIPSVILSEILRLGMRSPSGFNLQPWRFIILRNLDSKEKLQACAFNQRQVTEAPVVLICCSDRRVTEPDYIESVIQLGRDQDAINDTYADHIRTAISNTFEKHPSFEGIEAWTNRQAMLAVAHIMIVAQAYGVDSCPMEGFIASQVKAEFNIPEEVDVCCLLALGYAAKPFKKYGGRFSVEQVCYAESYGEDWKS from the coding sequence ATGGAACCATCGATTAATTTGAGACACGCGATTGAGCAACGTCGGGCTGTCAGGTCATTTGAACCGACCTTGATTCCTTCAGTAATTCTCTCAGAAATTTTACGTTTGGGAATGCGATCGCCCTCTGGATTTAACCTACAACCCTGGCGGTTTATTATTTTACGCAATCTCGATAGTAAAGAAAAGCTCCAGGCTTGTGCGTTTAATCAGCGTCAAGTAACAGAAGCCCCTGTTGTGTTAATTTGTTGTAGCGATCGCCGTGTTACAGAACCGGATTATATTGAATCGGTAATTCAACTCGGTCGAGATCAAGACGCGATTAACGATACCTATGCCGATCATATTCGTACCGCCATTTCCAATACCTTTGAGAAACATCCTTCCTTTGAAGGGATCGAAGCCTGGACAAACCGCCAAGCCATGTTAGCCGTTGCTCATATTATGATTGTGGCACAAGCCTACGGCGTCGATAGTTGTCCGATGGAGGGATTTATCGCCTCTCAAGTCAAAGCTGAATTTAATATCCCAGAAGAGGTTGATGTTTGTTGTCTCCTGGCTTTAGGATATGCAGCAAAACCTTTTAAAAAATATGGGGGAAGGTTTTCCGTTGAACAAGTCTGTTATGCAGAATCCTATGGGGAAGACTGGAAAAGTTAA